AGGGCGGCGGCGTCGCCGTAGGGGACGGCGACGAAGCCGGGGGTGAGGGGGCCGAATTGCTCTTTGTACTGAAGCTCGGTGGAGAAGCTGATGACGGTGGTGGTGCGGCCGTGGAAATTGCCGGCGCAGACGATGATCTCGGCCCGGTCGAGCGGCACGCCCTTGACGGTGTAGCCCCACTTGCGTGCGACTTTGATCGCCGTCTCCACGGCTTCGGCGCCGCTGTTCATGGGCAGGGCCATGTCGTAGCCGCTGAAGGCGCAGATATCCTGGTAGAAGAGACCGAGCTGGTCGTTGTAGAAGGCGCGCGAGGTCAGGGTCAGGCGGCCGGCCTGCTCGACCAGGGCCGCCAGGATGCGGGGATGGCAGTGGCCCTGGTTGATGGCGGAATAGGCGCTGAGGCAGTCGAGATAGCGCTTGCCGTCCACGTCATAGACCCACACGCCCTCGCCGCGGCTGAGCACGACTTCGAGCGGGTGGTAGTTGTGGGCGCCGTGGCGCTGTTCCAGGTCGAGGAAGCGGGTGGCGGTCGATTGAGAAAGGGGCATAAGTTTTGTAGTCTTGGGCAACGAAGCTACATATCCAGTTGGAAACGCAACGCATCGAGTATTCGCGACTTCGTGGGGAAGTCGGTAACCATCCCCACTTGCTCGATAAGACGGCTCTTATCGAGTGTCCGAATCTGATAGCAGAGAACTATTGAATCAAGAGCAAGCCCACCCATGCCTGCACGCACCAGCACTTCGTTGGGGTAAATGCGCCGATCAGGTGACTTGAGCGAAGTGAGCGGTACCATCTGTTGCAGCGAAGGCATTCATCGTGTCAGCAAGGTCGGCGAGAAAAACAGGATCAGTGGCAGCCAGTTCCATTTCTGCGACCTTTCGCTGTACGTCAAGGGCACTCTGTTCGAGTGCAGGTCGAAGCAAGATATACTCTTCGATAGGTAGGATCACAGCAATGGGTTTGCCACCGGCATCGTTGATGAACTGGCGTTGAAGAAGGGCTTGGGTCATGGTCTCACCTCGCGGGAACGTCATATCCGGCGATCATTATACAAAGGGGAAGGGGTCTATAACAACTCCAGGTCTCGAATCAACCCAAAACAAAGGTCCCAGAAGATCGGTTACGTTTTCGCCAGCGCCTGCCGCGCCGCCTCCACGCCCGCCTGCCGCCATGCCTCGGCCTGAGATTGCAGGTCGGCTTCGAGTTGGGCAAAGGCCTGGGCGCCGACCTGCTGAGCGATTTGTCGGAACACCTCATCCAACTGCCGGGCCAGGGGCAGGCCAATGCGGCGGGCGATGTCACGCGCCTGCCACCAGGCGGCCAGGGCGGGTTGCTGTGCATCGAGGGCCAAGAAGCTTTTACCTTGCCAGTTCAAGACGAGCGCTTGTGAAAATAGCTCTCCGATACGCCGATACAGATCAATACCTTGTTCGAAGAGCGTAACTGCCTGAGCGTGGCTTTCAGCAGCAGCCGCAGCACGACCCATATAGCAAAGATCAGCAGCAATACTCAACTGATCGTTGATAGCCAAATGGATTTCAAGTGCAGTGCGATACTGCTCGTAGGCTTTGCCCAACTCACCCTCGGCCAACCATGCGTTGCCCAGACTTTGCAGCACGTTCGCTTCGCCCAGCCGGGCGCCGATGCCGGGATAGATCGCCAGCGCCGCCTCGTAGCGCCGCCTCGCACCCGCCAAATCAGCCTCGCGCAGCGCCAAATCCCCCAACGCCTTTTGCACGTTCGCTTCGCCCAGCCGGTCGCCGATGCCGGGATAGATCGCCAGCGCCGCCTCGTAGCTCCGCCTCGCCCCCGCCAAATCAGCCTCGCGCAGCGCCAAATCCCCCAACGCTTTCAAGATATCGGCTTCCAGTTCCTTGTCTTCCTGGCCCGCGGCCAGATCATAGGCGGCCCTGGCGTGGGCGACGGCTTGCGGGATCTGGTCGAGATAGTAGGCCGCGCGCCCGGCTTTGTGGTGCAGGTCGGCCAGGAACAGACGGGGGGCATCCGGCTGCCCTTGCAGATCGTCCAAGAGGCCCTCGTACAGCCGCAATTGGCGCTGCAAGTCCTCGCGGCTGTCGATGCTGAGGCCGGAACTGACGAACTGCCGCGCCTGGTCAGCGACCGGCGGCTCGGCGAGGCGAAAATCAAAGACGCCGCTGCGCTGCGCCCAAAAGTGGGGCGCCTGCCGCGCCGCCCGGCCCCGGCCCTGCGGCGTGACCCAGAACACCAGGTTGTGCGGATGGGCCGAGAAAAGCTCGCGGTTGTAGTCCAGCGCCTTCCACACCTCCTCGCTGGCCCGCTCCAGATCGAAGAAAAAAATCACTGCCCGTTGTTGACGTTGGGCCTCGGTCAGGTGGTAGAGATAGGCGAGAGGGAAAGTCTCATGCGGCGAATAGGTCCACTCGAACACCGGCAGCGGGGCCAGCAGCAGCTTGAGCGCCGCCACGACCTGCTCGCGCACGGCAGCGAAGTTGTAGAGGGCGTAGGCCCAGCTACCATCTCTGGCATAGCGCAACAAGACGGCCAGGTTGGTGAAGTCGTCGCGCGCCAGCGCCTCGGGCAGAGCGGCGGCGAACAGGCCGGCGCCATTCCCGGATGGCGTTGGCGAGAGCACGGCCGCGGCCAAACTGGGGTCATCTGCCAACGCAACCGTCACGCCTCACGCTCCTGCAACAGCTTCCGCACCACCGGGTGCACATCGCACCAGGCTTCGCCATTGGCATATTGCAACAGCGCCAGCGCCTGCAAGAGTTCCTGTACCTCTGGGTCGCTGCTCAATTCCTTGTCACGCTGGCGTTCGGCCAGGACGCGATAGTTCTCCTCTTTGAGGGCGGCGACAAAGTCATTGCGCAGTTCACTGGTAGCGCGTTCGGCGTCGATCTTCTCGATACGCCGTGCGCCACGCCCGAAGGCATTGACGGCGGCGTATTGGGTGAGACCGATCAACCCACGCACCAGCCCGCCGCTGGCCTCGATCAGATCATGTCTGGCTTCGTCGGTCATCAGCAGCGGGTGCATACGCGCCGCCAATATCTGCTCCATCAAGGCCCAACCATCGGGGTTGCGCTGGCCACTGCGCTTGTAGAGGCTGATATTGGGCAGCAACACCCGCTGCCCATAATAGTCTTTGAACAGTTTGAACTCAGGATCGTACCAGAGTGAGATATTGAAGGTGTAGATGGTCGAAGCGCGAAAGGAGGTCAACGTGGCCGCATGGTCGAAGAAAAGCCGGCGAGCGCGCTCGCGTTCGGGTTTGTCGGTATCATCGAAGACGAAAACCACCGGACGCCCGGTGGTCGTGCGCACGACCGCAGCCAGATCGTTGACCCGGCTCACGATCTCCGACACCCGGTCTGCCATTCGCTGCCGGATCTGCTCCCGCGTCGGCGCATCCTGCCCATACTTGACCTCGAACTCCATGATCAGGGCGTTGACTTTGGCGCTCAGCTCCAGCCCCTCGCCCGGCTCCTGATAGGGCGCCCTGCCAAAGACGCGTTCGCGCAAGAATTCGAGCAGACTCTGGCGCAACTCGCGCACCCTGTCGGCAGGCGCTTTGCCGATGACGCTTTCCTGAGTTGCCTGCTTGAACAAAGCCATGGCGGCAATGAGGACGATGTCGACGGCGGTGAGGTCGGTCGGCTGCACGATTACTTTGGTCGAGACCTTGACGACGAAGAATTCATTGCCGATATCCCGGCAAAAACGATTCAACTCGGTCGATTTCCCGCATCCCCCGTGCCCGGTGAACAGCAAGGTGATCGGTTGCCCCCTGCGCAAATCACTGACGCGCAGCCAGGTGGCCATATCCCGGCGTGCATAGCTGCCGCGATCGACGTAGAATCCCAGATACTCTCCATCCAAAGACCTGGTTGGGTTGCAATAGAAGATGACGTCTTCCAGGTTATCGGCGGGCTGGATAGTCTGAGCGAGGGGCCAGCGAGTGGTTTCGAGTGCAGGTGCAGTATCCATGTGTGCGCCTTTCTGCCGGGGATGGCCGCTCTTGCGTCCATGCTCTTGTTTTGAATCGAACGCGCGAGCAAAACATAATCATTGTCATCATTATACCCCTCCTGACTACAGCATGAAAGCCCACACCCAGCCATCTCCCTGCCTCCACTTTCCCCCTTCCCCTCCCTTCCTGCTACAATGGCGGGAGAAGGAGAGAAGGAAACAAGTAGACAGGTAGACAAGTGGCAGGTCGCAGGTCGCAAGTCGCAGAGCTTGTCCCTTCACTCCGTTCAGGGCAGGCTCTGAGTGAAACGAAGGATCGCAAGTTGAGTGTTGATTGTTGATTGTTGATTGTTGCTCCCCCTCCCTGCGTCCCTCCGTCTCCCCTTCCCTGCGTCCCTGCGTCTCCCCCATCCCCATCCATCCGAACAAAGAGGTTCCTTTCATGAATCACATCGAAGCTGTCCGCCGGCGGGTCGAGGCGGAACGCGACAACATCATCCAATTCCTGCGCGATATCTGCGCCATCCCCTCCTACGACAGCCAGATCGGGCCGGTGGGCGAGCGGGTGGGCGAGGAGATGCACAAGCTGGGCTTCCAGGATGTGCGTTTCGACAAACAGGGCAATATCCTCGGCCACATCGGCAGCGGCCCCCGCATCCTGGTCTACGACAGCCACATCGACACCGTCGGCATCGGCGACCCCTCGGCCTGGGCCTGGGACCCCTTCGTGGGCAAGGTCGAGGACGGCATCTTCTACGCTCGCGGGGCCGTGGACGAGAAGAACTCCACCCCCGGCATGGTCTACGGCCTGGCCATCGCCCACGAACTGGGCTTGCTGGAGGGCTGGGCGGCCTACTACTTCGGCAACATGGAAGAATGGTGCGACGGCATCGCCCCCAATGTCTTCGTCGAGGTCGAGGGCATCCGGCCCGATTTCGTCGTCGTCGGCGAACCGACGCGCATGCAAGTCTATCGCGGACACAAGGGCCGGGTGGAGATGCAGGTCGTGGCCAAAGGTGTGAGCTGCCACGCCGCCAGCAACCACCTGGGCGACAACGCCATCTATAAAATGCTACCGGTCATCGCCGCCATCCGCGACCTGGAGCCGCAACTGGGCGACCACGAGTTCCTCGGCCACGGCAAGATCACCGTCAGCGATATGCAGGTCAAGACCCCCAGCATCAACGCCGTGCCCGACGAATGCACCATCTTCATCGACCGCCGCCTCACCTTCGGCGAGAGCAAAGAGGGGGCCATCGCCCAGGTGCAGGCCCTGATCCCGGCCGACCTGCGCGACGACTTCGAGGTCTCGATGCTGCACTACGATGACCCCAGCTACACCGGCTTCGTGTTCGAGGTGGAGAAATACTACCCGGCCTGGGCCTTGCCCGAGGAGGCCGCCATCGTCCGGGCGGGGGTGGAGGCGGCCAGCAACTATCTCGGCCGGCCCGTCCCCACCGGTAAATGGGAGTTCTCGACCAACGGCACCTATTGGATGGGCAAGGCCGGTATCCCCAGCATCGGCTTTGGCCCCGGCAACGAGATCTACGCCCACACGGTCGAAGACCAGGTGCCCCTGCAAGATGTCGTCGATGCCACCGGCGTCTATGCCTTGTTCCCGTCGGTTTTGAGGAAAGAGGTAGACAAGTAGACAAGTAGACAATGCGCACCCCTACCGACCGCCAACTCCTTGCCGCCTGGCTGCGGGCCATCCCGCAATCAAGACACCCGGCGCGGGCGCTGGACGCATTGCCCGGCGGCCAGGTCATCGGCCAGGGGCTGGCGGCGATGCTGCAAGTGTGGGGGGCGGTGGAGTTCACAGCCGACGGCATCCGCGCCGTCTCGCAGCCGGCCTACTACTTCTTGCACAGCCTGGCCGCCTGGGCCGAGTCCGGCGGCCCGGTCATCCCCGACTGGTCGGCCCAGCAGGGGCTGACCCCGGGCGAAGGGCTGCGCCACGGCGCCACGCTCGTCTATCTGCTGGAAGAGGAGCGGGTGCGCCGCAATCCCCAGGCCGTCCCCATCCGCTTCACGCCCGTCGCCCAGGTTCTGATCGTCAGCCCCGGTGCTCCGCCCCAGTTCCTGGCGCAGTGGGACGGTCGCGCCGGCGCCTTCCAGATCATCGGCGGCCGCCAGCGCGTCGATGGCGACTGGGTGGAGCCGATCTTCGAGACGGCCGTGCGCGAGGTCGAAGAAGAACTGGGGGGCCAGGTCAGCTATCAGGCCGGCGATTTCCAGATCGAACAACTGGCATCCTTTCAAGGCGAGACGCGGCTTTCACCTTCGTTCGGCGCCCTCACCGCCTACCAGTTCACCTTCTTCCGCGCCTTTCACCTCAAACCGATCCGCCTCAACCCCGGCGATTGCTGGCTACGCCGCGCCGACTTCGTGGCCGAAACCACCCCCGACGGCCAGCCCGTGCGCGGCGACCATTTGCCGTATCTGGAAGAGGCGTTAGGATACTCAATCGAGCAGTTACCGTCATCTTTTGTTGGTTATTAGTTAATAGTTATTGGAGATTGGAGATTGGAGATTGCCAATCGCTAATAACCAATACCTAATAACCAATCTCCAATCCCCACCCACAGGAGCAACCCCTATGCAAACCTACCTACGCGGACGCGACTTCATCGGCGATCTCGATTTCAGCAAGGAAGAAATCGAGACCGTCCTCGACGTGGCCTTCAAGCTCAAGCGCGACCGGGCCTTGAGCCTGCCCCATCCCATCCTGCGCGACAAAGCCCTGGCCATGTTGTTCTTCTTCACCAGCACCCGCACCCGCGGCTCGTTCGAGGCCGGGATGGCGCAACTGGGCGGGCACGCGGCCTTCATCGAAAGCACCACGACGCAGATCAGCCACGGCGACACGGCCAAGGAGATCGGCGAGATCTTCGGGCGCTACTACGACGGCATCGCCATCCGCCAGTGCGACTGGGGCTACGGCAACAAGTACATCAACGAAGTCGCCCAGGCCAGCCGCGTGCCGGTGCTGAACATGCAGTGCGATGTCTACCACCCGTTCCAGATCCTGGCCGACCTGCTGACCATCTTCGAGAAGGTGGGCAACCCCCGCGGCAAGACGATCAACGTCAGTTGGGCCTATGCTTCCAGCTATCAGAAGCCGATCTCGGTGCCCCAAAGCCTGATCCTGCAGATGTCGCGCTTCGGCATGAACGTGCGCCTGACCCATCCCCCCGAATACAAGCTGATGCCCGATATCGTCCAGCAGGCGAAGGACAATGTGC
This region of Caldilineales bacterium genomic DNA includes:
- a CDS encoding YgeY family selenium metabolism-linked hydrolase, which codes for MNHIEAVRRRVEAERDNIIQFLRDICAIPSYDSQIGPVGERVGEEMHKLGFQDVRFDKQGNILGHIGSGPRILVYDSHIDTVGIGDPSAWAWDPFVGKVEDGIFYARGAVDEKNSTPGMVYGLAIAHELGLLEGWAAYYFGNMEEWCDGIAPNVFVEVEGIRPDFVVVGEPTRMQVYRGHKGRVEMQVVAKGVSCHAASNHLGDNAIYKMLPVIAAIRDLEPQLGDHEFLGHGKITVSDMQVKTPSINAVPDECTIFIDRRLTFGESKEGAIAQVQALIPADLRDDFEVSMLHYDDPSYTGFVFEVEKYYPAWALPEEAAIVRAGVEAASNYLGRPVPTGKWEFSTNGTYWMGKAGIPSIGFGPGNEIYAHTVEDQVPLQDVVDATGVYALFPSVLRKEVDK
- a CDS encoding type II toxin-antitoxin system PemK/MazF family toxin, producing MVPLTSLKSPDRRIYPNEVLVRAGMGGLALDSIVLCYQIRTLDKSRLIEQVGMVTDFPTKSRILDALRFQLDM
- a CDS encoding ATP-binding protein, coding for MDTAPALETTRWPLAQTIQPADNLEDVIFYCNPTRSLDGEYLGFYVDRGSYARRDMATWLRVSDLRRGQPITLLFTGHGGCGKSTELNRFCRDIGNEFFVVKVSTKVIVQPTDLTAVDIVLIAAMALFKQATQESVIGKAPADRVRELRQSLLEFLRERVFGRAPYQEPGEGLELSAKVNALIMEFEVKYGQDAPTREQIRQRMADRVSEIVSRVNDLAAVVRTTTGRPVVFVFDDTDKPERERARRLFFDHAATLTSFRASTIYTFNISLWYDPEFKLFKDYYGQRVLLPNISLYKRSGQRNPDGWALMEQILAARMHPLLMTDEARHDLIEASGGLVRGLIGLTQYAAVNAFGRGARRIEKIDAERATSELRNDFVAALKEENYRVLAERQRDKELSSDPEVQELLQALALLQYANGEAWCDVHPVVRKLLQEREA
- a CDS encoding ornithine carbamoyltransferase, whose translation is MQTYLRGRDFIGDLDFSKEEIETVLDVAFKLKRDRALSLPHPILRDKALAMLFFFTSTRTRGSFEAGMAQLGGHAAFIESTTTQISHGDTAKEIGEIFGRYYDGIAIRQCDWGYGNKYINEVAQASRVPVLNMQCDVYHPFQILADLLTIFEKVGNPRGKTINVSWAYASSYQKPISVPQSLILQMSRFGMNVRLTHPPEYKLMPDIVQQAKDNVRKFGGSFEVLDDFDAGFKDADIVYPKSWGALLTTADNAESAKIGKQYTDWITDDRRMALARPEAIYMHCLPADRNIEVSDSVIDGPNSVVYDEAENRLHVQKAVMALTMS